The Daucus carota subsp. sativus chromosome 7, DH1 v3.0, whole genome shotgun sequence genome window below encodes:
- the LOC108193755 gene encoding probable folate-biopterin transporter 9, chloroplastic isoform X1, with protein sequence MNPLIYKGKIPTSPMISRTQSHSPRPSFSNYRPIHCFNQENPMNTKPKISQLTSPKVISNSHTLSSKGNKKVVVVAKEECCDMRSQQMMILCAFGYWVQGFRCFPWLALNFHMAHYLNLHPSTLQLVQNTSNLPMVAKPLYGILSDALYIGGAHRIPYISIGVLLQVLSWGSLALIPVAGKALPILMACVLFSNLGASITEVAKDALVAEYGVKNKMAGLQSYAFMALACGGILGNLLGGYSLLRLPPRSMCLVFAGFLSLQLTISIATREESLGLEKPINQSLMSKPVLRTFKEQYSDLVVAISEKNISRPLIWIVASICLVPILSGSVFCYQTQCLNLNPSIIGMSRVTSQIILLSATVLYGRFWRNVPLRKLIGMVQSLYATSLFLDLALVNQFNLKFGISNEIFTLCFSGITEAIAQFKLLPFQMLIASLAPPGCEGSLMSFMASAVCLSSIVGGFLGVGLASILGITLDNYSNLSSGIIIQFIAALVSLQWLYYVPVSQPSGEQGWKKGRIQRTRKSGRMVFNSVDEYRRERRSGYRNKRLLQE encoded by the exons atgaacCCTTTGATTTATAAGGGAAAAATCCCCACGAGTCCAATGATTTCAAGAACCCAATCTCACTCACCAAGGCCATCTTTTTCAAACTACAGGCCTATTCATTGTTTTAATCAAGAAAACCCCATGAACACAAAACCCAAGATTTCCCAGCTCACAAGTCCAAAAGTGATTAGTAATAGCCACACCCTTTCAAGCAAGGGGAACAAGAAAGTGGTGGTTGTGGCAAAGGAAGAGTGTTGTGATATGAGGAGTCAACAAATGATGATATTGTGTGCATTTGGGTATTGGGTTCAGGGTTTTAGGTGTTTTCCTTGGCTGGCTCTTAACTTTCATATGGCTCATTATCTTAATCTTCATCCATCCACATTGCAGCTTGTGCAGAACACTAGTAATCTTCCAATGGTGGCAAAGCCTCTGTATGGGATCTTGTCTGATGCTTTGTACATTGGAGGGGCACATCGAATACCTTATATTTCTATTGGAG TTCTTCTGCAGGTCTTGTCCTGGGGTTCATTGGCATTGATCCCGGTTGCTGGTAAAGCCCTTCCGATACTCATGGCATGTGTTCTATTTAGTAACCTCGGAGCATCAATTACGGAGGTTGCGAAGGATGCTCTTGTTGCAGAATATGGCGTGAAGAACAAAATGGCCGGTCTTCAATCTTACGCATTTATGGCCTTAGCCTGCGGTGGTATCCTAGGAAACTTACTAGGTGGATATTCGTTGTTAAGACTACCACCAAGATCCATGTGTCTAGTCTTTGCAGGTTTTCTCTCCTTGCAACTGACAATTTCTATAGCCACTAGAGAAGAGTCTCTTGGTCTCGAAAAACCAATAAATCAATCTTTGATGAGTAAGCCAGTTTTGCGGACTTTTAAGGAACAGTATTCTGATCTAGTTGTTGCAATTAGCGAGAAGAATATTTCTCGCCCTCTTATATGGATTGTAGCTTCAATCTGTCTAGTTCCTATCTTGTCAGGCTCCGTCTTTTGCTATCAAACACAGTGCCTAAACCTTAACCCTTCGATTATTGGAATGTCGCGTGTGACTAGTCAAATTATACTTCTATCTGCGACCGTTCTATATGGTCGCTTCTGGAGAAATGTTCCTTTGAGAAAACTGATTGGAATGGTGCAGAGTTTGTATGCGACCTCTCTCTTTCTGGACCTCGCATTAGTAAACCAGTTCAATCTTAAGTTTGGAATTTCGAACGAAATCTTCACTCTTTGTTTTTCTGGCATCACAGAAGCTATTGCACAGTTTAAGCTCTTGCCATTTCAAATGCTTATTGCAAGTCTAGCTCCCCCTGGTTGCGAAGGGTCGCTAATGTCATTCATGGCCTCAGCAGTCTGTTTATCTTCAATAGTTGGTGGGTTCCTTGGTGTTGGTCTGGCTTCGATTCTGGGGATAACATTAGACAATTACTCTAACTTGTCTTCAGGAATCATTATACAGTTCATTGCAGCATTAGTGTCATTACAATGGCTATATTATGTTCCTGTTTCACAACCTAGTGGTGAACAGGGATGGAAGAAAGGCAGAATTCAGCGTACACGAAAGAGTGGGAGGATGGTGTTTAATTCAGTTGACGAGTACAGAAGAGAACGAAGGTCTGGATACCGGAATAAGAGGCTGCTTCAGGAATAA
- the LOC108196771 gene encoding 3-isopropylmalate dehydratase large subunit, chloroplastic, giving the protein MASFAISSSFINQEDVGFRCFTPKCCKRISKRIVSVMAPQQSQRTPSTTGSVKTGMTMTEKILARASEKSQLRPGENVWVDVDILMTHDVCGPSSFDVFKKEFGQNAKVWDREKIVIIPDHYIFTKDERANRNVDILRDYCTEQDIKYFYDIKDLGNFKANPDYKGVCHVALAQEGHCRPGEVLLGTDSHTCTAGAFGQFATGIGITDAGFVLGTGKLLLKVPPTLRFVMDGEMPDYLLAKDLILQIIGEISVSGATYKSMEFVGSTVESLSMEERMTLCNMVIEAGGKNGVIPADATTYKYLEDKTSLPYEPLYSDEQARFLSEYRFDISKLEPLVAKPHSPDNRALARECKDVKIDRVYIGSCTGGKTEDFIAAAKVFLASGKKVKVPTFLVPATQKVWIDVYSLPVPGSGGKTCSQIFEEAGCDTPASPNCGACLGGPKDTYARMNEAQVCVSTTNRNFHGRMGHKDGQIYLASPYTAAASALTGYVADPREFLQ; this is encoded by the exons ATGGCTTCCTTTGCTATTTCTTCATCTTTTATCAATCAG GAAGATGTGGGCTTTCGTTGTTTTACACCAAAGTGTTGCAAAAGAATTTCAAAGAGGATTGTGTCTGTTATGGCCCCTCAACAGTCTCAAAGAACCCCATCTACCACTGGCTCA GTTAAGACTGGAATGACTATGACAGAGAAGATATTGGCCAGAGCTTCTGAGAAATCCCAATTGAGGCCTGGTGAAAATGTGTGGGTTGATGTTGATATTTTGATGACTCATGATGTTTGTGGCCCTAGTTCTTTCGATGTTTTCAAGAAGGAGTTTGGACAGAACGCTAAG GTCTGGGACCGTGAGAAGATTGTTATTATACCTGATCACTACATATTTACCAAAGATGAGCGAGCTAATCGAAATGTTGATATCTTGAGAGATTATTGCACTGAGCAAGATATCAAGTATTTCTATGATATTAAAGATCTAGGCAATTTCAAG GCTAACCCAGATTATAAGGGTGTATGCCATGTTGCTCTTGCTCAAGAAGGTCACTGCAGGCCTGGGGAG GTCCTGCTAGGAACAGATTCTCACACATGTACTGCAGGCGCATTTGGCCAGTTTGCAACCGGTATTGGTATTACTGATGCTGGTTTTGTACTGGGCACAGGAAAGCTTTTGCTTAAG GTACCGCCAACTTTGAGATTTGTTATGGATGGTGAAATGCCAGACTACTTGCTTGCCAAAGATTTGATTTTGCAA attatTGGTGAAATTTCCGTCTCTGGTGCAACTTATAAGTCAATGGAGTTTGTTGGATCTACTGTAGAAAGCTTAAGT ATGGAGGAGAGGATGACTTTATGCAACATGGTTATTGAAGCTGGTGGGAAGAATGGCGTTATACCAGCTGATGCTACTACTTACAAATACCTTGAG GACAAAACATCTTTGCCCTACGAACCACTTTACAGTGACGAGCAAGCAAG ATTTCTTTCCGAGTACAGATTTGATATCTCGAAGCTGGAGCCGCTGGTAGCAAAG CCTCATTCACCTGATAATCGGGCATTAGCAAGAGAATGCAAAGATGTCAAAATCGACAGAGTTTACATTGGATCTTGTACTGGTGGAAAAACTGAGGATTTCATAGCTGCAGCCAAAGTTTTTCTAGCTTCA GGTAAAAAGGTGAAAGTTCCCACATTTTTGGTCCCTGCTACCCAGAAG GTCTGGATAGACGTGTATAGCCTTCCAGTGCCAGGGTCTGGTGGGAAGACTTGTTCTCAGATTTTTGAAGAAGCAGGTTGCGATACGCCTGCAAGTCCTAATTGTGGTGCTTGTTTGGGTGGTCCAAAAGACACTTATGCACGCATGAATGAAGCGCAG GTCTGTGTCTCTACAACAAACAGGAATTTCCATGGTCGCATGGGTCACAAGGACGGTCAGATCTATCTAGCTTCTCCTTATACTgctgcagcatcagcattgacagGCTATGTAGCTGATCCGAGAGAGTTTCTGCAGTAG
- the LOC108193755 gene encoding probable folate-biopterin transporter 8, chloroplastic isoform X2: protein MGSCLMLCTLEGHIEYLIFLLEVLSWGSLALIPVAGKALPILMACVLFSNLGASITEVAKDALVAEYGVKNKMAGLQSYAFMALACGGILGNLLGGYSLLRLPPRSMCLVFAGFLSLQLTISIATREESLGLEKPINQSLMSKPVLRTFKEQYSDLVVAISEKNISRPLIWIVASICLVPILSGSVFCYQTQCLNLNPSIIGMSRVTSQIILLSATVLYGRFWRNVPLRKLIGMVQSLYATSLFLDLALVNQFNLKFGISNEIFTLCFSGITEAIAQFKLLPFQMLIASLAPPGCEGSLMSFMASAVCLSSIVGGFLGVGLASILGITLDNYSNLSSGIIIQFIAALVSLQWLYYVPVSQPSGEQGWKKGRIQRTRKSGRMVFNSVDEYRRERRSGYRNKRLLQE from the exons ATGGGATCTTGTCTGATGCTTTGTACATTGGAGGGGCACATCGAATACCTTATATTTCTATTGGAG GTCTTGTCCTGGGGTTCATTGGCATTGATCCCGGTTGCTGGTAAAGCCCTTCCGATACTCATGGCATGTGTTCTATTTAGTAACCTCGGAGCATCAATTACGGAGGTTGCGAAGGATGCTCTTGTTGCAGAATATGGCGTGAAGAACAAAATGGCCGGTCTTCAATCTTACGCATTTATGGCCTTAGCCTGCGGTGGTATCCTAGGAAACTTACTAGGTGGATATTCGTTGTTAAGACTACCACCAAGATCCATGTGTCTAGTCTTTGCAGGTTTTCTCTCCTTGCAACTGACAATTTCTATAGCCACTAGAGAAGAGTCTCTTGGTCTCGAAAAACCAATAAATCAATCTTTGATGAGTAAGCCAGTTTTGCGGACTTTTAAGGAACAGTATTCTGATCTAGTTGTTGCAATTAGCGAGAAGAATATTTCTCGCCCTCTTATATGGATTGTAGCTTCAATCTGTCTAGTTCCTATCTTGTCAGGCTCCGTCTTTTGCTATCAAACACAGTGCCTAAACCTTAACCCTTCGATTATTGGAATGTCGCGTGTGACTAGTCAAATTATACTTCTATCTGCGACCGTTCTATATGGTCGCTTCTGGAGAAATGTTCCTTTGAGAAAACTGATTGGAATGGTGCAGAGTTTGTATGCGACCTCTCTCTTTCTGGACCTCGCATTAGTAAACCAGTTCAATCTTAAGTTTGGAATTTCGAACGAAATCTTCACTCTTTGTTTTTCTGGCATCACAGAAGCTATTGCACAGTTTAAGCTCTTGCCATTTCAAATGCTTATTGCAAGTCTAGCTCCCCCTGGTTGCGAAGGGTCGCTAATGTCATTCATGGCCTCAGCAGTCTGTTTATCTTCAATAGTTGGTGGGTTCCTTGGTGTTGGTCTGGCTTCGATTCTGGGGATAACATTAGACAATTACTCTAACTTGTCTTCAGGAATCATTATACAGTTCATTGCAGCATTAGTGTCATTACAATGGCTATATTATGTTCCTGTTTCACAACCTAGTGGTGAACAGGGATGGAAGAAAGGCAGAATTCAGCGTACACGAAAGAGTGGGAGGATGGTGTTTAATTCAGTTGACGAGTACAGAAGAGAACGAAGGTCTGGATACCGGAATAAGAGGCTGCTTCAGGAATAA
- the LOC108195656 gene encoding uncharacterized protein LOC108195656, with translation MPLLKSLQLLEINIISAQDLEPMSRKMKTRATAWVHPTRKLSTRVDTEGHVNPNWNDKFVFRVDEEFLQRDTSAVMIEIYATQRGRWKRDALVGTVRLLVGNFISPPTRPNHPSSHHIGMRFVALQVRRPSGRPQGILNLGVSLLDSTMRSMPLYSQLSASAVGFHSLLEAVEPHDKRPGQDGKQTRQAAKPVLQRSRSERSVTFDKMSSVAGGSICAFPGDTEGPKRAASLLNSEFSEPLPLEKGKIGKASSVISGAELKEKPKEKRGRKKGSSVVSDSVISKESQKNDIIAEMPVPFKIGLLIEKLGMEPEKEQKPGTKKNGNTLNGPKNNIKSSFAPPPKPGSVLDSEIGPSPSEVAAAIDDERSSMLDGWSANESVEGLRTKLERWRSELPPLYDHGALSSSSFQSRSQHSRRKSEGRESGLFSCFGNIAGIECQCVCGRPPAGDHSPDYGYLSP, from the exons atgccTCTCTTAAAATCACTCCAGCTGTTGgagataaatattatatctgCCCAAGATTTGGAGCCAATGTCGAGGAAGATGAAGACCCGTGCTACTGCATGGGTGCACCCGACTCGAAAATTGTCGACCAGGGTCGATACAGAGGGGCATGTTAATCCGAATTGGAACGACAAATTTGTGTTTCGGGTGGATGAGGAATTCCTCCAGAGGGATACGTCTGCAGTGATGATTGAGATTTATGCTACCCAGCGTGGGCGTTGGAAGAGAGATGCTCTTGTGGGTACTGTTCGTCTTCTTGTTGGAAATTTTATTTCTCCACCGACCAGACCAAATCACCCTAGCAGCCATCACATTGGCATGCGATTTGTTGCACTTCAG GTACGTAGGCCATCGGGGCGTCCTCAAGGGATTTTGAACTTGGGTGTTTCGCTTCTTGACAGCACGATGAGGAGCATGCCATTGTACTCTCAACTCAGTGCATCAGCAGTCGGATTCCACAGTTTGTTAGAGGCAGTTGAACCACACGATAAAAGGCCAGGCCAGGACGGAAAGCAAACACGACAGGCTGCAAAACCTGTTCTGCAACGCTCAAGGAGCGAACGCAGTGTGACATTTGACAAAATGTCATCAGTAGCTGGCGGTTCAATTTGTGCATTCCCAGGTGATACAGAGGGTCCGAAACGTGCAGCTTCGTTGCTGAATTCGGAATTCAGTGAGCCTTTGCCTCTGGAAAAAGGTAAGATAGGTAAAGCAAGCTCCGTTATTAGTGGAGCTGAACTAAAAGAAAAGCCCAAGGAGAAACGGGGGAGGAAAAAAGGAAGTTCAGTGGTGAGTGATTCTGTTATCAGCAAAGAATCGcaaaaaaatgatataattgCTGAAATGCCTGTCCCATTCAAAATTGGACTTCTGATCGAAAAACTTGGCATGGAACCGGAAAAAGAACAGAAGCCAGGTACCAAGAAAAATGGCAACACTCTGAATGGCCCGAAAAACAACATCAAATCCTCATTTGCTCCGCCGCCAAAACCTGGATCAGTTCTGGACTCAGAGATCGGACCATCGCCTTCTGAAGTTGCAGCTGCAATAGACGATGAAAGGAGCTCAATGCTGGATGGTTGGAGTGCAAACGAGAGTGTTGAGGGACTTCGTACAAAGCTTGAGAGATGGCGATCAGAGTTACCGCCTTTGTATGATCACGGTGCACTTTCTTCCAGCAGCTTTCAGTCCAGAAGCCAACACTCACGTAGGAAAAGTGAGGGTCGTGAATCAGGTTTGTTTTCGTGCTTTGGCAACATAGCTGGCATCGAATGCCAGTGTGTTTGTGGCAGACCTCCAGCAGGAGACCATAGTCCAGACTATGGTTACCTAAGCCCATAA